The segment acaaaatgtcacgataaaaaaaaaaaaaaaacacaaaaaaaagcaaacaaaaaactaaacaaacaaaataaccccAGTCCAGGACATCACTAGGATCACAAGTCAAACGATGGACTCGAAATTCAAAAttaactaaaaagaaaaaaaaaaaaaacccgacaaaatttaaagaaatcagaaatagCCCTCTCAAGGCGgtaaggcgaagggacatcacttttCTCAAGCTTTATATAGATGTATATAGCTGTCATCTAGTATAAGGGGAGATAACTGAATTAGTACCAGTGTTCTCATATTTCTCTCGCTCGCGTGCGTCATTccgtcctctttttttttttttgtccttctaATGGGTGGCTGCTCAAGTTACCACTTTGTGTGAATGTACTCTAGCGATATCGCACTTCACTTCAtattgtagatttttttctataGGAACATTTCATAACcagcaacaataaacaaagacaacGGCCTtccgttaataataataaccctTCCAAATATCGGTTAGGGAGGCGAAAGATGAGTTTTACTGTCACGATGGTAAGGTAGAACATTTGTATCCGCTgtaaccacacacaaacacacacatcgtcTACTTTGCTGTATCAATAATATATCACAAAAGTAATTAGTAACATAATTGGATCCTTTCTTTGTCCCACATGTCCAGATATTACCTGAACAATAAAGCGGTTATTGACATCTTCGACGTTTTTGTCTACGCCACGGCGCTACCGGTGATATTCCTCGTAGTCATCATCGTCACCACTGTCATCACCGCCATCAAGCTTCGAGCAGCTCTCGCCTGGCGTCAGTCAACGGCCTCCCAGACGAAACAACGACGAAGACTTCATCTGAGGGTCAAGGTGACCTGAAGATGACCCGCAAGGAGGCGAGTGTGACCCGGATGCTGATGGCCACGTCTGTCTTGTTCATCGTGTGCATCACACCCAACTTCCTGCTGCAGGTGACCACGCTGGTGGTGCCAGATTTCAGCTTTGCAGGACGATACAACAGTCTGATACTTGCTTGCTGGAGGATTGTGGATTGTTTCTGGATGATGAATTTGTCGTTGAGtttcttcatttactttaaaatggGGTCAAAGTTCCGGGAGGGGATTAGGGACATGATGTGCCTTAGAAAAGGTTAGAGGTCACAGGGGCTGACTGACAACTGATGGTGTTTGGttacaatattttgaaagaaattcttGTGATATTTACAGTGCTCTTTCGTGAGATCAACcacgcaataataataataataataaaaataaacaacaataataataatatagtttaAAATGGTGCTTAAATTGTTGCACTGGAGCACAGAATCAAACTACTACTATGGGAGAATTATGAAGAATGTACAGGTGTGACTATCTTGCCTCCTGCTCCACGAGATTTCTAGACTTTGCTGTTGTGCTCAGTGAAATGCAGGTTCTGAGCCAATCACTATTTATTTGTTAGGATCCATATTTTTAATCGCTGGATCCCATCGACATCATAGAAGCCACAGACTGAATCTGAACAGTTGGCATTCCACACTTACATAGCAAGCTGAGCAATGTCAGCAGGTCAAGAGAAATATCGGTTATAGACATCGTTATTCACTCAAATTAACAAACGGATCTTCGTGTGCAGGTAGGTGCCTTTGCACGTGACAGTCGTGACAACGACTTTTCCAGTcaatgttttgtctgtttagACACGCCTGACCACTTTCTGTGGGATGTTTTATCTTTACATTTGCTCTCAGATGTTGTTTCATTTCTAATTTACCGAAATTCTCCATAAACCTGTTTCTTGATAGCAACTATACATCCAGCCCTAAGTGTGGACACAAGCTTCACCTTCTGTGGACAGACATAagtcttgtgtatatttatgtttgtgtttatgtggcTGTGCTTAGTTATACTCCCGCTTTTTTATAAACGGATACAGTTTGCTGTAAAGCAAGTCtacacacttttattattattcttaaattGTCCTGTAAATTTTTCTGGTCAGTTAATAGAGTGGAATGATGAATATGTAATCACCGGTATAACACAGTATTGCCAaagaataaatttgtaaaagctTTGCTTTGTCTTCATGAAACGATACTAAGGACCTCAAAATCAACTTTGCCTTCCAAGCTAAGGCTGacatgtctttctctcttcatctaCAAATATTTGTCTGAACTTTTATAAAGTGTTCTTACTGTGTCTTCAcaatttgtttagtttttatacGGACAGCTAAAAAGTACGAAAACATCCCagtaacaaaaatgtgtaatcTATacgtgtttaaaatatttaatttaaagctTTATAATTCAAATTATGTTTAAAGTGCATTTAAAGTATAACCATTTATTCAGCATAAAGctctttttgtaataaattgagttgtgtgtatatatttgtggaTGTGACTTCAATGGCAGAGAAAAGCCTGTGACATGGTGTGAGACAAGCAGGGGAGGGACTACTCTAGCAGAACATTTCTAATAATTTTTCTGACACACTGACAAGTCATTATGAACAGCTACTAATGATGAGACTGCAGCAAGTGATGACATAGAAAACGACAACGAATTTAATATTATGGTCTGGCGTTTTCATGGTCCTACTGGACGCCCAGAACCTGATGGCGGgttgtagttgcggccctatgcccCGCTGGGGGTGgaaaggaatgatgatgatgatgatgatgatgatgatgatgatgatgatgatgatgatataaattATTACATTGTTATATTACAATTCTAGTCCACAGCATTGTAGAGGAATTTCATACCACCTCCTGTGCATCTCAGTATCTGCGGCCTTGAACTTAAAATCCCAACATCAAACCCTGACACCTGGAGGACACCACAAACTCCTGTCTGTTAGTTAAACTGTATCTGTGTTGTGCTTTCATACAGAGCTGCCTGTCACTACCCTCAGGGTTAAATAAAGTCTTTTGCTATCTTAAGGCATCAAGTGAAGATTCCACTACTCGTCAAGTAAGATGTGACAAAAACTGAGTTGAAACTTCCCACCTCATGAGTCGTTAGTCCTCGTGGAGTACAAAAGATGTCGACAGTTTGTGAAACCACGGACTGACTACAACCATGTTCTTCAAGAATCTAAGAAAGATGTAAACAACGGTTTAAATCAGTGCAAGTGGACTGGCAGGTGACATCATTGAAAACGAAGTGGCAGCTTTACCTGCTGTTAGTATTCAATTAAAAACTATTTGCAAATCAAATATTTCTGAACACAGGAAATTAAATGAAGACCCTAGGAGGAGGTCTACATGTCACCAGGAGGACATGGCGTACATCAGGAGAAAGTGAGGAAATGTATCAGTGTACGTGCATCTGTGTTAACACAAAGCTTGTGTTTGTAAAAATACTTTGTAACCTTTTGTGTAACAAATCTTAAATCTTAAATTTCTaagaaaaaattcctttttgtACGGATAATATTTAACGGAAATTTGAGTGCTGTTATGTTAATTGTAATTGTCAGTGCATATTTGTAAGTAAAATGGCCAACAAAATTATCAGCACACAACACTTATTTTACTGCTGATTACTACTTGACAGCACAATTACCGGATAACATAAGTATTCAACattaaaagatgtaaaaatattgaatactAATTAACTGTATTAACATTTTGAATGGTTAGGAATTTTCTGAATCTACTAAATGTCCAAGAGAAACTttacaaaacaactaaaacttaaaaaaaaaaacagcaaaaaaaaaaaaaaaaaacaaacaaaacccagaaGGCTGTTCTGGAGAAAACTCCATAGAAtctacaaaaataacatttgagtCGAAAGGTTAATGAGTGTTTCTGTATTCTAGATGTGTTTACGAATTTGTTCAGTATTTATTTCTCCCCTCTTCATATCTACCCGCGCGCTCAACCTTGGGTGGGAAGCATGGTATAATTAATCAAAAGCCCACATCGTTATCATGAACTGAAGAATACTATAAccaattaattttatttgagatTAGCAGTGTGACGGCATCCATTCAGTAATGTTTATTCACGGTAAATGTTCTGTGAGCATTTTGTGATGCTCCCTGCATTTAAGGTGGCACCAGAAAACTCTTCCATAGATTGGAAGCGTAGAGGTACAGTTTGTATTCACAGAGGTGTAGTAGGTGCCATCAGCAGAACCGACATACACTGGTCGTCATGGCCACGTGGACACAAGTCCCGGTCTTCACCAGATCCCAGCAGGACGTGTGGGACATGAAGCAGCAGCAGTACAGCGGCCCGTGTCTGGTGGTACAGCACACTGATGTACATACATCCACCAGTCAGGACAACAACACCTACACACAGGTGAGAACAGCTGGTGGTACAGCACACTGATGTACACACATACTCCAGTCGTCAATGAATGGTCGTCACTGTTGTCATCAAAGTATCCCCAGTGACAGTGAGGAGGAAAGGAAAAGGGGAGGAGTGATGGTAGTTGTAGACGGTAAGAATTATCATGTCGTGGAGAGTCACGAGTTTCACATCCTCTGAAACAATCTCTATTCAGGTTCAATACTGGATGAGCATATTGTCCGGGGCACTCATTCTCCTGGTCTCCATCATCGGTTTCCCTGGCAACGTCCTCAACGCCGTCGTCTTCTACAGACAAGGTCTGCGGGAGAGGATCAACGTCTGTCTCTTCGCCTTGGCCATCGTCGATCTCGTCGTCGTCTTTGTCCTTTTTATGTTCCACTGTGAAGTCTTCTACAGGGAGGTAGTCGGACCCTCCTGGGTGGTGATACCTTACGTAGGCGGtaagttattttgtttgaattttacGACAGCTTCATCCCACCAGACAGAATAATCTGCGCTGCATGAAGAGTAAGGCCATTTCTTGTTCCTTTTCAAGCCCTGAAAGGTTCTGTGTGGGCCTCGCACTTCCTGTCGGCTGTGATCGCcagtgagcggtgtttctgtgtcgtcagtcccttccacgccaagaggctgctcaagacgtccaccatggccgCCATCATTGTCGTGGGTTGTACCCTGTTGACTGGGGGCATGTGCGCTATCGTGGTTCCCAAACATATCTCTGTGTGTAGGTTCGATCCCCTGACTAACATCACGGACAGCATCATCTACGTCACCACGTAAGTAAACAGTATACAGTATGGTGTAAATTAATGTCAATttcaatataattatatgtCCCTGCTAATAtattagatatatttatatacgtAATAGTTACCTTCGATATAATTATGTAAACTGTAAGTAATGTAACCCAATAATACCTATGCCTAGATAttacataaacaacaaagttaTTATGGACATCTTCGACATTTTCGTCTACACCACTGCGCTGCCGGGGATCTTCCtcttcgtcatcatcgtcactACTGTCGTCACCTCCATCAAGCTTCGAGCGGCTCTCGCCTGGCGTCAGTCAACGGTCTCCCAGACGACATCGACATCGTCTGATGGTGACCTGAAGATGACCCGCAAGGAGGCGAGTGTGACCCGGATGCTGATGGCTACGTCTGTCTTGTTCATCGTGTGCATCACACCCAACTTCCTGCTGCAGGTGACCACGCTGGTGGTGCCAGACCTCAGCTTCACTGGCCGCTACTACAACCTCATTGCTGCGCCTGGTCCAGTTGTCGACGTCTTCTGGACGATCAACTCGTCTTTTCACTTTTCTGGTGTATTTCAAACTGGGGTCAAAGTTCAGGTGCTTTGTGAAGGACATGGCAGGAGGTGAAGAGAACGAAGTGACAGAAGTCGACAACATTCAgtaacaattaaataaataaataaattgttctgTAAAGCTATGAAACAGCGACAACACTACAACCAAAACACGCTCCAACTCtaccttgatgatgatgacgatgatgattataagaaataataacagcaacaacgatgatgatgattatattaGAGGAAGTGAAGCTGGGTGTTCAGACGCCACAAGCAGCCAGACTAAGCCCCTAAAGAAGGGCTTCAGCATGACTGGAGGTCAGTGATGACCTGTCTCATGTGGGGCTAACACACTATCGGATGTGTCTATGGTTGGTCTTCTGAGAATGAGATACTTTGAGTGAGTGGAATCAAGGAAAggaatttattataaaatattgtgaTGCTCGGATTAGCATCAGAATACATAGATGGCGTCTTATGCTTTGGTGGATACAGAATAATCCTTGGGTCAGGTGATCAGACAGGACACAGAATGAATGTTGTCGATGATTACTAGCACAGAGTATTTCCTCTACTTGGATTTGTGTTACTACACCAATGAACTGTGAACAGTGTTGTTGCTATTTAGACTGACACAGTGCACTTTAGTAGTAATGTTCACCTGCTGTCTTTATGACATCTAAATACCCTACTGTAAACACCCGCTTTTACCATCTAAGTATCGGAGGCGGACTCCTCCCTCCAgctgacctcttgacctcttgACCCTACTCAAGGTGTGCGGCTGCTGGCTACATCTCTGTTTCCGTCTACTCAgaggtaaagagagagagagagaaagctgcaGGTGTTCCTCTGTTTTATGTACCACTTCCGGTCTGCTTGGTTCCACTGACTGAGCAATGCCATCAAAGcccctggtcacgtggtcagtgcAAGTCTCGCCTTATTGGTGCTGTATTGTTATACTACTGATACTGATGACAGGTAGTGATGAGGCTAAAAACTAACACAAGGAACAACTTACACATGTACTCGCCCTGTAATTTCAGGAGTGAACACATTGTGATTGCCGGGGACTGTCCATGGACAGCACAGGCCTAAATATTGGATTTTGTGCATTCAACAACTTTCCCAATCTCAAATCttgacatttctaaaaaaaaaaaaaaaaaatcttgccaaTGTACCACACctaacaataaacacaaactaacaacaaacctATTTCTTGAGCAAACAAAACCTCCAGGCAAAGCGTTCTAGTTATTCATGTCAATAATAAGCATTAAACTCAAAAAATATGCAGtttctaatgttttattttgaatgagtGTCGAAGCTGCTGTCTCCAATAGGCAAAGCAAACTTTGGCGGCAAATAATGAGATGTTGGAAATATCCTCGCTCAAACTATCTTTAGACTGCAGGCTGCATGTACCTTTGGCAGGCGCCTTCCAGAAATTGTGTGTTCATCTTACTTTCTAGTATTGTATTCAGAATCCGGTTTTACAACTATAATAATCTTGCTACAAACATGTCTTGGTAAGTCTTAgttgacacatacacacacacaaacacattcacatttaATTAAACAGGTACTGATGCAGATTTGAAATTCAAGAACACACCTTTATTGCTCAGGTAAACAAACGACAGACGACAAGGTGTGTGgaaccaaagttcattgcaagtAATGGCGAGTGTTCTTGACTGCCAGTCCCACTGCTATTCTGTCCTGTAATGCTAATTTGGATCATTAATTATCAATCCAGTTTGTCCGAGAGATATTCACCTGAGATCCGATCAACCGTCCTTCACTTGTCTAGTGACTGCTGCACCAACCTCCACGATTCAACAGCTTGAGACATTTCCACTGTGTTTGTGCATCTgattgaaataaatgatttaaaaaagcatcataatatataacttatatatactgtatacacTTAATTGGACATCTTTAGGTGATTTCCAATGGCTTTAGGATGACTGAGACATAAACACTGTAAGACAGActcttgctgttgttggtgtAACATTCCACACAGACAACAAGTAGCTGCCGAAcaagcttttaaatgttttctcttcacTGTTTACTGTTTGCTGCTTGTTGACCACAAAGAGCCTATGGATGCTGCAAACTACTGATGACAACATGAGGTTGCAGTACTTGTAACAAGAGCACCTAGTAGAGCTGTGAGCACTTCTGTTAACATTATTCTGAAATCCGTTTTTACAGCACAATATGActccataaaataaatacaaatgttcGAGGAAACTCAGAAAGTCTGAGGTCTTCCCCCAAACATTTCCATCGAACAGTTCCTACTCTATTCCTATTCTACACATGTCCTCTCATCTTCCagactttgttttctgtaaacaagGACATTTTCCTCTTTATCTCAGTCTCATGTTGTGGAAATGTTATTTCCCTCTCGCGACATTTGTGGGAAATGAAAGTTACATCAATCCGCGCCGAACACGAGACAAGGTACAGTTTACATAAACAACTTACACATCCCGTAAACAAGTTTAGTTAATTTATACCCGTGTTCGTTCTCTCGCATACATCACTGCTTGTTAGCTGTCTTTATCAGTACCTCCCCAACCTACTCATTATCTGCAGCTGCTGGCGAAGCTGGACTCATTCCACTGAGAATGTATATACTTAATTTAATGTAACCCTGTACCTCCTATcaacttcttttcttcataaAGCTTTGTATGCACTGGCAGCACATGGACATTGTCTCTCATTGTCTCTCATTCCTGTAAACACCACAGCAAGAAAGGAATTACTTTCTACAAATGTCTTCACACCTTTATGCGTTTAGtcaaaataaatctgattttaaatatgaaaattgTTTACTGTCTAAAAGGCATCAGTAAGCCGAGCTAGAATACACGGATCCTTGTATTCACAAGAACAGCTTCTTCATAGCATCACAGTAGCTACCCATCCTCTCAAAGGACCTCAACACAGAAAGCATCAGACTGGTTGTAGAACAGTTTTCGTGTTTGTAGAAATTTTCCCTAAAAACTTTCTTGACCCCAGTGTTTGGCTGCCTGCACACACACTGAGCATCACATCAACACGACCGCTGAATCTTACTAAATATTCACAGATTGAAATAACTGTAGGTTACCGGTTATTTCTGTTGCGAGTTTGTTTTccagcttttattatttatttttttagaataacTTTTCCACATGCTCTTTATATTATTGGAGCTGGTCGAGAGTGAGAAGGTGAGTGACTGAGACATTTTAAACAGCTGTCGGGCTTATAAACAAATGCAATTAACGAAgactaaacaataaatataatctgTTAAAAATACTGAGGAGGACCGGCTCAGGATTCCGTTCGCCCAACAAGACAAACATCCGGGGCGTTGAGAGCAGTTCTCTGGACACGTGCAGGACGTCCTCAACCCTCGCCAGGACAAAGATGTTTGCAGGTGGCGCTGGGCGGCTCCGCGCGGTGTTGCTTGTTAAAGTGAGGAGGGAATATTGTGTTGTTATCTGTTGATGTAGCTTTGAAGATCAACAACCAGTATCGCGTTCTTCTACCCGCGAAATCTGACGCTAACGACAGTGATGAGAATGACGATGACTATGATGGCGATAATGACAATGAGTTCATCCGCACTAATCATGGCAGACTTTGTTCTAGAAGCTACGTTCACAATCTCGATGAGCAGCCAGCAGATTGCAATGAATGTTGGCAGAGGTAGTGTTACACAGACGGCACGACACTGCGTTCACATGTACAACGGACGTTCACTTGTACAACGGACGTTCACATGTCAGTTTGTGGCAGTTCGCCTGTCAGGCCAGAAGCAGGTCGTGGGAGTCTCGTAACATTCAACCTAACGTCTTTCAGGAACGGACGGAGCAGAGAAATGTTGGCGAAAGGTTTGTAACAGGTTTGATGGCTGGCAGGAATGAGCTCGTGATGACGCAAAGCTCAACGGAAGGTTTTGAGTAAAacctgcgcatgcgcaacagACGGAAAGCACCGGAAGCGATAGATGCGGTAGATGTGGTAGATGTGGTGCTGAGAGTACTGAAGCTCTCAGTCTGTCATACTGTAAAgtagttttgtaaataaatgtaaataatgacaGGAATGATTTTCAGGTAAAAGGctttgattggctgtttgtgTGATGACGAGCGCCATGCACTTCCTCGTCTTTGCAGTCATCGCATCAATGAAATATTTCGacgaacagaaaaataacatttcctgtttgtaaacaaacaaaaaccaggttttttttatcGTCCACATATTGGTGTTTCATCAGGCAGAGGATGTTTGACTGTCGAGCCAGCAGCTGTGACTACATCACGACTACactaaacagatgtcacgtgctgtAATCAGTCTACTGTCACGTGGTCGCTTCCCTTGCCTTCCCATGAGGTCTGTACACGATAGCAAACCCCTGGTATTAAAGGTATGAGGGAACTTATAAAAGTGAGTTTAGTGATTCTTCTTGTTTGGGCAAAGTACAGCTTATGGACCCGTTCAATGTACTCAGGAACTTGTATTATAAGACTGCTTGcgaacaattttttccagttaattacaaaacgaggctggtgtgtacacaAAGTTGCTGGTTTAACCGcgtttcagattaactactggAATGAGGCTGGTCTATACAatacttccggtttagtcacattcatttttaggctcgccgagactacggacagacagcaatccacataCACACGTCCCTGATGTACTTGCAATGTCTCGTTCTCAACTAATAGTAAATTCTCCACACACAGATTCCATAAAAGACAGATAATCGATGATTCCTCTGACGACACACAAGAAGTATTCTAGAGAGGGAATGATTATTGCTAAGACTTCAGTGTCTGGTAAAGTCCGGTTTAAAATGTACATGCAACAAATCTCTCTACACAAGCTGCACGTGAACAGCTTTCGTATAAAATGTTACTTGTGATTATTAGCTGATCTAAAGCATAGAAATGAAGTCTTATGCTACTCATTTTAGAATAAGTCTAACCGTTTCCCTGAACTTTGAACccattttaaaatacacaaagaaatttACAGAGGAGTTGACTACTCGGAAAAACGAGACAAGATTCCACAAGGCGGATGTGAGGTTGTAGTAGCGCCCCGAGTAGCTCAGGTCTGGAACGAGGATGGTGGCCACCTGAAAGACGAAGTTGGGTGTGATGCACACGATGAAGGACATGGAGGTGGCCAGCAACATGAGAGTCACACCAACTTCCTTCCTCGCCATCTTCCCCTCCAGGTCGTCTTTCATCGTCTGGGGAGACTTTGCTGTTGGCTTGAATGTCGTTGACCGACGCCAGACAAGAGCAGCGCGCAGCTTGATGGCGGTGATGCACGTtgtgacgatgatgacgacgagaAAGACTCCGGGCAGAGCAGCGGCGTAGACGAAGACGTCGACGATgtccaaaataaatttgttccTCAGGTAATATCTAGTTAAACATCACAACATCTAAATTGTCAATttagttaaaaatagaaattccTGATTGTCAGGTCGGATGTAGTAAATACACAATAACtactgagactaacagcggagaacttgggaAGAGGCTCAGCGATGGTCTCAtcatacagacagacagccgtccaccaacagtaaatgttttttttaaagctacatCCCTATTGTCAAACCATAACATCTcagtgttttcttatttctcttctAGATACTTACGGTGTTACATAAACGATTTCTTCGGTGATGTTTGTTGTGAGATCAATCCTACAGGCTGTTGTGTGTTTGGGACCCGCGACAGCGCACATGCCTCCGATGAGAAGGagacagcagacgacgatgatagcggccatggtggacgtcttgagcagcctcttggcgtggaagggactgacgacacagaaacaccgctcactgGCGATCACCGCCGACAGGAACTGCGAGGCCCACACAGAACCCGTGAGACCTGTTagcagcgcatgcgcagtaaacatgaacacacactgGAGGAACTATAGACACTGTAGACAAAAAGGATTAGATGGTGCCCGTAGCTGTGAAATGTTcaaaaccaaatttttttaCAAGCGAAGAAATTTgcgtaaaatattttgaagcaCACCATCGTTGCCTATCGTAAGACTCATGAAGTCAAAGGTGAGAGATCCAACATTACCCTATAGACACTTGGGTCTTTTCCTTCCCTCCTGCTTCATGAACAACACGCATCATAAAACGAGGATTGAAGAGACACTCACCAGGAAGGTAGGTCAGCATGACGAAGGAGGGCGCCACCAGCTGCCTGTACACGTGCTCGCCGTAGGAGAGAAacaggacgacgacgacgataatatCTACGACAGCGTGGGAGAAGAGACAGACGTTGATTCTCTCCCTCAGGCCCTGTCTGTAGAAGACTGCGGCGTTGAGCACGTTGCCAGGGAGACCGAGGACGGTGAACACCGGAATGAGCACCGCAGAGATGACCATGGTCATCCAGTACTCGGTCTGAACAGAGCAAAGACACTCAGCGAGACGACAGTCCTGGGAGAAATCTTGAATCCAGGGAAAGACATTAAGGGAAGCTtgccacacactcacacagagataaaaacaaaggtGGCAGTGGTAGGCACACGCTTACATCGCAGATAAACTTTCTAAATAAAGATGGTTTCAAAACTGACATTAGCAACGATTCTGGAAGATCGACTAATGACAGTGTGTGTAGCTAGCGCGTATGAAGAAAATGTTGTTAAGCCTACAGACATACGATGTCTTTTCAAAGAACATTTAGCATGGAT is part of the Pomacea canaliculata isolate SZHN2017 linkage group LG13, ASM307304v1, whole genome shotgun sequence genome and harbors:
- the LOC112554334 gene encoding putative G-protein coupled receptor F59B2.13, giving the protein MATWTQVPVLTRSQQTVWDMKQQQQRSGPCLVVQHTDVHTSTSQDNNTYTQSQLSVSMVTTPTLEKSVEDEADTRFNREVIDAHHRYRHVHCTMFKGKLCKLKPSGNFVRQRTWLVLKIFTKPLTSLPGNAARDDTKFHRFRRHRCSSDGVTWAGTSSTRVSDIQQQQQYTGPCQVVQHSGDASVDKDDIMSDQTEYWMTMVISAVLIPVFTVLGLPGNVLNAAVFYRQGLRERINVCLFSHAVVDIIVVVVLFLSYGEHVYRQLVAPSFVMLTYLPGLTGSVWASQFLSAVIASERCFCVVSPFHAKRLLKTSTMAAIIVVCCLLLIGGMCAVAGPKHTTACRIDLTTNITEEIVYVTPYYLRNKFILDIVDVFVYAAALPGVFLVVIIVTTCITAIKLRAALVWRRSTTFKPTAKSPQTMKDDLEGKMARKEVGVTLMLLATSMSFIVCITPNFVFQVATILVPDLSYSGRYYNLTSALWNLVSFFRVVNSSVNFFVYFKMGSKFRETVRLILK